GGATTATACAGAGGGTTTGGGATATCTATTCTGACTTATGCTCCGTCTAATGCGGTTTGGTGGGCTTCTTACTCTGTTGCACAGCGGATGGTTTGGGGTGGGATTGGGTGTTATGTCTGCAAGAAAGACGAAGAGAGTGGGAACAACAACAGTACCGCGATTAAACCAGACTCCAAAACGATAATGGCTGTTCAAGGAGTTAGTGCTGCGATTGCTGGAAGTGTTTCTGCTTTGATTACAATGCCACTCGACACTATCAAGACGAGATTGCAGGTTCTTGATGGGGAAGATAGTAGTAATAGTAGTAACAACGGGAAGCGTGGACCGAGTATTGGACAGACTGTAAGAAACTTGGTTAGGGAAGGTGGATGGACGGCTTGTTATAGAGGATTGGGACCAAGATGTGCTTCAATGTCAATGTCTGCAACAACTATGATCACTACCTACGAGTTCTTGAAACGGCTTTCAGCTAAGAACCATGACGG
The sequence above is drawn from the Camelina sativa cultivar DH55 unplaced genomic scaffold, Cs unpScaffold06090, whole genome shotgun sequence genome and encodes:
- the LOC104774845 gene encoding mitochondrial substrate carrier family protein H-like, yielding LYRGFGISILTYAPSNAVWWASYSVAQRMVWGGIGCYVCKKDEESGNNNSTAIKPDSKTIMAVQGVSAAIAGSVSALITMPLDTIKTRLQVLDGEDSSNSSNNGKRGPSIGQTVRNLVREGGWTACYRGLGPRCASMSMSATTMITTYEFLKRLSAKNHDGFCSKS